In a genomic window of Gossypium arboreum isolate Shixiya-1 chromosome 9, ASM2569848v2, whole genome shotgun sequence:
- the LOC108456022 gene encoding uncharacterized protein LOC108456022 translates to MWSFASKCIAGTVGLKNDSLRQTRAASECSDDESSSAVSRDEGLDCPICCESFNIVENVPYVLWCGHTLCKNCILGLQWAVMKFPTLPIQLPLFISCPWCNLLSFRLVYRGNLKFPRKNYFLLWMVESMNGDRLMSHSSFSEDRQPDLSSNNSLPVGNQVTRCNHRRAYHHHSESSGSTQNRTHLTGYFNLERIHTVLRKSLVFFVHLTAKFPLIIIFLLIILYAVPASAAILALYILITILFAFPSFLILYFAYPSLDWLVKEIIT, encoded by the coding sequence ATGTGGAGTTTTGCATCCAAATGCATCGCTGGAACTGTTGGATTGAAAAATGATTCTCTAAGGCAAACGCGTGCTGCATCGGAATGTTCAGATGATGAAAGTTCTTCAGCAGTTAGCAGGGATGAAGGTTTAGATTGTCCGATATGCTGTGAATCCTTCAACATTGTCGAAAATGTGCCGTATGTTTTATGGTGTGGTCATACCCTTTGTAAAAACTGCATTCTAGGACTTCAATGGGCTGTCATGAAATTCCCTACTCTACCAATCCAACTTCCACTTTTCATCTCTTGCCCGTGGTGCAATCTCTTGTCATTTCGTCTGGTTTATCGAGGAAACCTCAAGTTCCCTCGGAAGAACTATTTTCTACTTTGGATGGTTGAGAGCATGAATGGTGATAGACTAATGTCTCATTCTTCATTCTCAGAAGATCGTCAACCGGACTTGTCATCTAACAACAGTTTACCCGTTGGAAACCAAGTAACTCGTTGTAACCATCGAAGGGCATACCACCATCATTCTGAGTCATCGGGATCAACACAAAATCGTACTCATCTTACCGGTTACTTCAATTTGGAAAGAATACACACTGTCCTTCGGAAATCTCTGGTGTTCTTTGTACATCTGACTGCCAAGTTCCCATTAATCATCATATTTCTCTTGATCATCCTTTATGCAGTTCCTGCTAGTGCGGCCATCTTAGCCCTGTACATACTTATAACCATTCTCTTTGCTTTCCCTTCGTTTCTTATCTTGTACTTTGCATATCCGAGTTTAGATTGGCTTGTGAAAGAGATCATCACTTGA
- the LOC108454412 gene encoding cyclic nucleotide-gated ion channel 2-like, which produces MWLKKDSRSSSERDGLVSSSIECYACTQVGVPVFHSTSCDSVHQPQWEAYAGSSLFPMEATSDPIKNLTRARYTRGPFGKILDPRSGLVQRWNRVLLVARGIALAVDPMFFYTLTLMVIDDGPPCVYLDGELAAIVTVVRTCVDGVHLWHLWLQLKMAYVSKESLVIGCGKLVWDARAIASHYVRSLKGFWFDVFVILPVPQAVFWLIVPKLLREEQYKLIMTILLVIFLSQFLPKVYHSLCLMRRMRKVTGYIFGSIWWGFGLNLIAYLIASHVAGGCWYVLATQRVVTCLQQQCERSARCDISSSCSKGVCSTQHLSLANMLKMSRCGGNSTLMTKSFCFDPDGIFRYGIYEPALPVISSNSLAVKILYPIFWGLLNLSSFGNELSPTSNPLEVVFSICIVLGGLLLFTLLIGNIQVFLHVVMANRKKLQLRRRDIEWWMRRRQLPSGLRQRVRHFETQTWDTMGGEEEMTWIEELPDGLRRDIKRYLCLDLIKKVPLFDSLDDLILDNICDRVKPLVYSKDEKIIREGDPVLRMVFVVSGRVKRSQGLSKGKIATSILEPGGFLGDELLSWCLRRPFIDRLPASSATFTCIEYTEAFGLNANDLRYITEHFRYRFANNQLKRTTRYYSSNWRSWAAVNIQFAWRCYRMKIKSDPSIPVILNGGSEDRLRKYAAMFMSLKPHDHLE; this is translated from the exons AT GTGGTTGAAGAAGGATAGCCGGAGCAGCAGTGAACGAGATGGACTGGTTTCGAGCTCCATTGAATGCTACGCATGTACTCAAGTTGGAGTCCCGGTTTTCCATTCCACCAGCTGCGACAGTGTCCATCAACCTCAATGGGAAGCTTACGCTGGTTCATCATTGTTCCCCATGGAGGCCACATCCGACCCGATTAAGAATTTGACCCGAGCTCGGTACACCAGGGGTCCGTTTGGGAAAATCTTGGACCCACGTAGTGGGTTGGTTCAGAGGTGGAATCGAGTTTTGTTGGTTGCACGAGGCATTGCTTTGGCGGTGGACCCGATGTTCTTTTACACTTTGACTTTGATGGTGATCGATGACGGGCCACCGTGTGTGTACTTGGACGGTGAGCTGGCGGCGATCGTGACAGTGGTTAGGACCTGTGTGGATGGGGTGCACTTGTGGCACCTTTGGCTTCAATTAAAGATGGCGTATGTGTCGAAGGAGTCATTGGTGATTGGATGCGGGAAACTGGTGTGGGATGCTCGAGCTATTGCTTCTCACTATGTGAGGTCCCTCAAAGGCTTTTGGTTTGATGTTTTCGTTATTCTTCCTGTTCCACAG GCGGTATTTTGGTTAATTGTGCCGAAATTGCTGAGAGAGGAACAATACAAGCTAATAATGACGATACTTTTAGTAATTTTCTTGTCCCAGTTCCTCCCTAAGGTGTACCATAGCCTTTGTTTAATGAGGAGAATGAGGAAAGTTACAGGTTATATATTCGGTTCCATTTGGTGGGGTTTCGGACTTAATCTCATCGCCTACTTAATCGCATCTCAT GTTGCCGGCGGATGCTGGTACGTCCTAGCGACACAACGTGTCGTCACGTGCCTCCAACAACAGTGCGAAAGAAGTGCTCGTTGCGATATATCTTCCTCTTGCTCTAAGGGAGTTTGCAGTACTCAGCATCTGTCGCTGGCAAATATGTTGAAGATGAGTCGATGCGGAGGGAACTCGACATTGATGACCAAGTCGTTTTGTTTTGATCCCGATGGAATATTCCGATACGGAATCTACGAACCTGCCCTTCCAGTCATTTCTAGCAACTCTCTCGCTGTTAAGATTCTCTATcctatattttggggtttattgaACCTGAG CTCATTCGGAAACGAGCTTAGCCCAACAAGTAACCCTTTAGAGGTGGTATTCAGCATTTGCATTGTCCTTGGGGGCTTGCTCCTCTTCACCTTATTGATAGGGAATATTCAG GTATTTTTACATGTGGTCATGGCGAACCGGAAAAAATTGCAGTTAAGGCGTCGAGATATCGAATGGTGGATGAGAAGAAGGCAGTTGCCTTCCGGTTTAAGGCAACGAGTACGCCATTTCGAAACCCAAACCTGGGATACCATGGGAGGTGAAGAAGAGATGACATGGATCGAAGAGCTTCCCGATGGGCTTCGGAGAGACATTAAACGCTATCTTTGCCTCGACTTGATAAAAAAG GTACCACTTTTCGATAGCTTAGATGATCTAATCCTCGACAACATATGCGATCGTGTGAAGCCTCTCGTTTACTCAAAAGATGAAAAG ATAATACGAGAAGGAGATCCGGTGCTACGAATGGTGTTTGTCGTTAGCGGGCGAGTTAAACGTAGCCAAGGCCTCAGCAAAGGCAAAATAGCCACGAGTATACTCGAACCAGGTGGATTTTTGGGTGACGAACTCCTTTCGTGGTGCCTTCGTCGCCCGTTTATAGACCGTCTTCCAGCCTCATCGGCAACATTCACTTGCATTGAATACACGGAAGCATTCGGACTCAACGCGAATGATCTCCGGTACATTACCGAACACTTTAGGTACCGATTCGCCAACAATCAGCTCAAAAGAACGACTAGATATTATTCATCAAACTGGAGATCATGGGCTGCTGTGAATATACAATTTGCATGGCGATGCTATAGGATGAAGATTAAATCAGATCCGTCGATTCCTGTAATACTTAATGGTGGAAGTGAAGATCGACttagaaaatatgctgcaatgTTCATGTCATTAAAGCCACATGATCATCTTGAATAa